The following are encoded together in the Capsulimonas corticalis genome:
- a CDS encoding phosphotransferase enzyme family protein — protein sequence MKSHSQSPIFPLPPLGLAETPLSLDDRHVLASFSVGDVTRSLSPATGAVNRTVLVEASTGIFVLRCSRRERTRVEWEHAAIAWAADRGAPVCRPIPLPSGETIAERSGTFYALFPFAPGRQIPRADLQPSHARMAGACLARLHDVFASFPMDLAPRKKLGVDIGAALAVIPQIERAIHERSVKTDLERSALAQLSGRRRWFQALEGGDGEDIQEPMAALPQSILHGDYQETNLFFGADAVVAVIDWDQCGAGARSYDVLRALHLMLALSPALCRAFLEGYRSVRDLPDEELDAMARCYGALSDSNLWVFAAAYLENNERAKPFIGIGPFVPFCEKWERVWGECKNRG from the coding sequence GTGAAATCCCATTCCCAGTCACCGATCTTCCCACTGCCGCCGCTTGGTCTGGCCGAAACGCCCCTGTCGTTGGACGATCGGCATGTGCTGGCGTCCTTTAGCGTCGGCGACGTGACCCGCTCCCTTTCTCCCGCCACGGGCGCGGTGAACCGAACGGTGCTGGTGGAAGCGTCCACGGGGATTTTCGTCCTGCGGTGCTCCCGGCGGGAGCGGACCCGCGTTGAATGGGAACACGCCGCCATTGCGTGGGCCGCGGATCGCGGGGCGCCTGTCTGCCGTCCCATCCCGCTCCCCAGCGGAGAAACCATCGCGGAGCGGAGTGGGACGTTTTACGCATTGTTTCCGTTTGCGCCAGGACGGCAAATACCGCGCGCCGATTTGCAGCCATCGCATGCGCGGATGGCGGGGGCATGTCTGGCGCGTCTCCACGACGTGTTTGCGTCCTTTCCCATGGACCTTGCCCCTCGAAAGAAGCTGGGGGTGGATATCGGAGCGGCGCTGGCCGTAATCCCACAAATTGAACGGGCGATCCATGAGCGATCCGTGAAGACTGACCTGGAGCGGTCGGCTCTGGCGCAGCTTTCCGGACGGCGGCGTTGGTTTCAGGCGCTTGAGGGCGGCGATGGCGAAGACATCCAAGAACCGATGGCCGCGCTGCCGCAGTCGATCCTGCATGGAGATTACCAGGAGACAAACCTGTTCTTCGGCGCCGACGCGGTCGTCGCGGTGATCGACTGGGACCAATGCGGCGCGGGCGCTCGTTCTTATGACGTGCTTCGCGCATTGCACTTGATGCTGGCCCTCAGTCCCGCGCTTTGCCGCGCGTTTCTTGAAGGTTATCGGAGCGTTCGGGATTTGCCCGATGAGGAACTGGACGCCATGGCCCGCTGCTACGGCGCCCTTTCCGACAGCAATCTGTGGGTATTCGCGGCGGCGTATTTGGAAAACAATGAGCGCGCGAAGCCATTTATCGGGATTGGCCCATTCGTTCCGTTTTGTGAGAAGTGGGAGAGAGTCTGGGGCGAGTGTAAAAATCGGGGATGA